In the Sediminibacter sp. Hel_I_10 genome, one interval contains:
- a CDS encoding heme A synthase has product MNIQKTFRKSAKVALVLVYLVIIAGAVVRMTGSGMGCPDWPKCFGYYIPPTEIEQLEFKANHEYKEGVVIIKNEALLVASKDFKSGVALDLSNWETYNKHDYAQFNPTHTWVEYINRLIGVLSGIPILLFTILSFWLWRKNKWLTILSIATVFGMAFQAWLGKTVVDSNLAPYKITIHMVMAMVIVAFILYLICAAKSTYKMQLYDVRFKKLLVLALILSLAQIVLGTQVRQYVDEQVKSIGYVKSQWLDTPTIKFYIHRSMSVLVLLLNGWLWYRNRKLNLNYKKINILMLCILAEIATGILMYYFDFPFLSQPAHLVIATIMFGVQFYIILESRHINRSQRTSIVES; this is encoded by the coding sequence ATGAACATTCAAAAAACATTCAGAAAGTCGGCTAAGGTAGCGTTGGTATTGGTCTACTTGGTCATCATCGCTGGTGCCGTTGTAAGAATGACGGGCTCTGGTATGGGCTGTCCAGATTGGCCTAAATGTTTTGGGTATTACATTCCTCCTACCGAGATTGAACAACTAGAATTTAAGGCAAACCATGAGTATAAGGAAGGAGTCGTGATTATCAAAAACGAGGCCTTATTGGTGGCGTCTAAAGATTTTAAGTCAGGCGTAGCGCTAGACCTATCCAATTGGGAAACGTACAACAAACATGATTACGCCCAATTTAATCCCACCCACACTTGGGTAGAATATATTAACCGACTCATTGGTGTACTCTCCGGGATTCCTATTTTACTCTTTACCATACTTTCGTTTTGGTTGTGGCGTAAAAACAAATGGCTCACTATCCTTTCCATAGCCACCGTTTTTGGGATGGCCTTTCAAGCTTGGCTAGGCAAAACCGTTGTAGACTCTAATCTTGCCCCTTATAAAATTACCATTCACATGGTCATGGCCATGGTGATTGTAGCTTTTATTCTGTATTTAATTTGTGCTGCAAAATCCACTTACAAAATGCAGTTGTACGATGTACGATTCAAAAAATTATTGGTACTGGCCCTAATTCTCTCTCTCGCTCAAATTGTATTGGGCACACAGGTGAGACAATATGTTGATGAACAAGTGAAAAGCATTGGTTATGTCAAATCCCAATGGCTTGATACGCCAACCATTAAATTTTACATACACCGCAGCATGTCTGTTTTGGTACTATTACTTAACGGCTGGCTTTGGTACCGCAATCGAAAATTGAATTTAAATTATAAAAAAATAAACATCTTGATGCTATGCATTCTTGCAGAAATAGCAACAGGCATTTTGATGTATTATTTTGATTTTCCGTTTTTATCTCAGCCAGCACACCTAGTGATTGCCACGATAATGTTTGGTGTTCAGTTTTATATCATTTTAGAGAGTAGGCACATTAATCGCTCGCAAAGGACTTCTATAGTTGAGAGTTAA
- a CDS encoding CCA tRNA nucleotidyltransferase, producing the protein MNYKQALSNPIFKIISNAAQELGVDSYVIGGFVRDHILNRGEHKDIDIVAIGSGIDLAKQVAKNLPNKPKVQIFKTYGTAMLRYEDMDIEFVGARKESYLKDSRNPIVENGTLQDDQNRRDFSINAMAFSLSENDFGNLLDPFDGIKDLEDKIIRTPLDPDITYIDDPLRMLRAIRFATQLNFKIEDTSLSAITKNKSRIKIITNERIVVELHKILESEVPSIGFLLLEKTGLLHYILPELTALKGIDEKEGQTHKDNFYHTLEVVDNIAKNTNDVWLRWSALLHDIGKAPTKKFSKKVGWTFHGHEFVGAKMVYHLFKRLKMPLNDKMKFVQKMVLMSSRPIVLSQDMVTDSAVRRLVFDAGDYIEDLMTLCEADITTKNPRRFKKYHNNFKIVREKMDEVEARDHVRNFQPPISGEEIMEAFNLKPSRAIGTIKEKIKEAILEGDIPNEREAAYELMLKEGEKLGLKVNV; encoded by the coding sequence ATGAATTATAAACAAGCGCTAAGCAACCCTATTTTCAAGATAATTTCGAACGCTGCCCAAGAGTTAGGTGTTGATAGCTATGTGATTGGTGGTTTTGTTCGTGATCATATCTTAAATAGAGGCGAACATAAGGATATTGATATTGTTGCTATTGGTAGCGGGATTGACTTAGCAAAGCAAGTCGCAAAAAACCTCCCGAACAAGCCCAAAGTTCAAATCTTCAAAACGTACGGCACAGCCATGTTGCGCTATGAGGATATGGATATTGAGTTTGTAGGAGCTAGAAAAGAATCGTATTTAAAAGATAGTCGAAACCCAATAGTAGAAAATGGCACCCTTCAAGATGATCAAAATCGTCGGGACTTCTCCATCAATGCTATGGCGTTTAGCCTTTCTGAAAATGACTTCGGAAATCTTCTTGACCCTTTTGACGGGATTAAGGATTTAGAAGACAAAATCATACGCACACCACTCGATCCAGATATCACCTATATTGATGATCCGTTACGCATGTTACGTGCCATTCGTTTTGCAACACAGCTCAATTTTAAAATTGAAGACACCTCCTTATCTGCAATCACCAAAAACAAATCCAGGATAAAGATCATCACCAATGAACGCATTGTGGTTGAACTTCATAAAATTCTAGAGAGCGAAGTACCGTCTATAGGATTTCTTTTGCTTGAAAAAACCGGACTATTACACTATATCCTTCCAGAACTGACCGCCCTTAAAGGTATTGATGAAAAAGAAGGCCAAACCCATAAAGACAACTTTTACCATACGCTTGAGGTTGTAGATAATATTGCAAAAAACACCAACGACGTTTGGCTCCGTTGGTCAGCGCTCTTACATGATATCGGCAAGGCACCAACAAAAAAGTTTAGTAAAAAAGTAGGTTGGACGTTTCACGGACATGAATTTGTTGGTGCTAAAATGGTATACCACTTGTTTAAACGTCTCAAAATGCCATTAAATGACAAGATGAAGTTCGTTCAAAAAATGGTACTTATGAGCTCCCGTCCTATCGTCTTATCTCAAGATATGGTGACGGACTCCGCCGTGAGACGCCTTGTTTTTGATGCTGGTGATTACATAGAAGATTTGATGACCTTGTGTGAAGCTGATATTACCACCAAAAATCCAAGACGTTTTAAAAAATACCATAACAACTTTAAGATTGTTCGTGAAAAGATGGACGAGGTCGAAGCACGGGACCATGTTAGAAATTTTCAACCGCCCATTTCAGGAGAGGAAATTATGGAAGCCTTTAATTTGAAACCCTCTAGAGCAATCGGCACCATAAAAGAAAAAATCAAGGAGGCTATTTTAGAAGGAGACATTCCTAACGAGCGTGAAGCTGCTTATGAATTGATGCTGAAGGAAGGTGAAAAATTAGGTTTAAAAGTAAATGTATGA
- a CDS encoding L-threonylcarbamoyladenylate synthase gives MNSQINEALKVLKNGGLILYPTDTVWGVGCDATNEAAVKKVYELKQRDDSKALVCLVNTPTMLENHVKDMPSAIYNVIEGATRPTTVIYDNPIGVAKNVISAENTLAIRLVKHAFCEHLIAKLGQPIVSTSANISGQPTPTIFDEISEEILKGVDYVVNLQNEKTASAPSTIIRLEKDGTVSTIRA, from the coding sequence ATGAATTCTCAAATCAATGAAGCGCTTAAGGTTTTAAAAAACGGCGGACTCATACTCTACCCAACAGACACCGTTTGGGGAGTTGGTTGTGATGCCACAAATGAAGCAGCCGTCAAAAAAGTCTATGAGCTTAAACAACGGGACGATTCCAAAGCACTGGTCTGCTTAGTGAACACACCAACCATGCTAGAAAACCATGTTAAGGATATGCCCTCTGCCATTTACAATGTGATTGAAGGTGCCACAAGACCAACAACCGTGATTTATGATAATCCGATCGGGGTTGCAAAAAATGTGATTTCCGCAGAAAACACCTTAGCGATTAGATTGGTAAAACACGCATTTTGCGAACACTTAATAGCAAAATTAGGCCAGCCCATAGTCTCAACTTCGGCCAATATTAGCGGACAACCCACTCCAACAATATTTGATGAAATAAGTGAAGAGATTTTAAAAGGTGTGGACTATGTCGTAAATTTGCAAAACGAAAAAACAGCATCAGCACCATCAACAATTATTAGGCTAGAAAAAGACGGTACCGTCAGTACAATAAGGGCTTAA
- a CDS encoding sugar phosphate nucleotidyltransferase gives MKIKETLDLEVVLMAGGKGTRLLPLTKDTPKPMLLIGDKPILEHNIDHLRSFGVNHFHIAVNYLGHQIEHYFRDGSHKKIDISYLKETRPLGTIGALSLESSFYHDHILVMNSDILTTIDFKKMYAYYIEKDCDLLMATVPFKVDVPYSIVETKQHKVSQIIEEPSFSYNVNAGMYIFKKECLKHIPQNTFFHTTDFIKELLNQDKDVQDYPFNAYWLDIGKPEDYKKANEAIKTLNFRQINTLP, from the coding sequence TTGAAAATTAAAGAAACATTAGACTTAGAGGTGGTGTTAATGGCTGGTGGCAAGGGAACAAGACTATTACCGCTTACAAAAGACACGCCCAAACCAATGCTCTTAATTGGTGATAAACCAATTCTTGAGCATAATATTGATCATCTAAGGTCTTTCGGAGTAAATCATTTTCACATCGCTGTAAATTATCTTGGACACCAAATTGAACACTATTTTAGAGATGGATCTCATAAGAAAATCGATATCTCTTATTTAAAGGAAACAAGACCATTAGGCACAATTGGAGCTTTAAGCTTGGAGAGTAGCTTTTATCACGATCATATTTTGGTAATGAATTCTGATATTCTTACGACCATAGATTTTAAAAAAATGTATGCTTACTATATCGAAAAGGACTGTGACCTCCTAATGGCTACAGTTCCCTTCAAAGTTGATGTTCCCTATAGCATCGTTGAAACAAAACAGCATAAAGTCAGCCAAATTATTGAAGAGCCCTCATTCTCCTATAATGTCAATGCTGGAATGTACATTTTCAAAAAGGAATGTCTCAAACATATTCCTCAAAACACATTTTTTCATACTACAGATTTTATTAAAGAACTACTTAATCAAGACAAAGACGTTCAAGACTATCCGTTCAATGCGTATTGGCTTGACATCGGTAAGCCCGAAGATTATAAAAAAGCCAATGAGGCTATCAAAACTCTAAATTTTAGACAAATCAATACGTTACCATGA
- a CDS encoding LegC family aminotransferase, with product MFEDSIAFIKSEYQGKDSIPLHEPFLSGNAKNYVNECIESSHVSSVGSFVNRFENMVAKYTNATYAIATINGTAALHLALILAGVNKGDEVITQPLTYVATVNAISYIGAQPIFIDVEKTTLGLSPEKLEHFLKTQTTVKNGCCFNKTTGKQIKAVVPMHTLGFPSRINDILDVCQSYQLKVIEDAAESLGSFYKDQHTGTFGLLGVLSFNGNKTITTGGGGIILTNDKAIALKAKHLSTNAKKEDSWGYVHDSIGYNYRMPALNAALGCAQMEELNNILLQKRRLAQRYAQFFKSKSIDFIKEPKDSHSNYWLNAICLENIEQRDLFLSETNSENIKTRPLWQLMNHLDIYTTAQQGNLENAIWLQERIVNLPSSVVNVKNEAAE from the coding sequence ATGTTTGAAGATAGTATAGCATTCATAAAATCAGAATATCAAGGCAAAGACAGCATACCTCTGCATGAGCCATTTTTAAGCGGTAATGCAAAAAACTATGTCAATGAATGTATAGAATCCTCTCATGTATCTTCTGTTGGCTCCTTTGTAAATCGCTTTGAAAACATGGTGGCAAAGTATACAAATGCCACCTATGCCATTGCTACAATTAATGGAACGGCTGCATTACATCTTGCTTTGATATTAGCCGGTGTTAACAAAGGAGATGAAGTTATTACCCAACCACTAACCTATGTTGCAACCGTAAACGCTATAAGCTACATTGGTGCACAACCAATCTTTATTGATGTCGAAAAAACAACCTTAGGTCTATCACCAGAAAAATTAGAACACTTTCTAAAAACCCAAACCACAGTAAAAAATGGGTGCTGTTTTAATAAAACCACAGGAAAGCAAATCAAAGCGGTGGTCCCCATGCATACGCTCGGTTTTCCTTCAAGAATTAATGATATTCTGGATGTATGTCAATCCTATCAATTGAAAGTGATAGAGGATGCAGCAGAATCACTTGGGAGTTTTTACAAAGATCAGCATACAGGCACATTTGGCTTATTGGGAGTTCTTAGTTTTAATGGCAATAAAACCATAACTACAGGTGGTGGCGGAATTATTTTAACCAACGATAAAGCCATAGCATTAAAAGCAAAGCATTTGTCTACCAACGCCAAAAAAGAAGATAGCTGGGGTTATGTTCATGATAGTATCGGCTACAATTATAGAATGCCAGCACTAAATGCTGCACTAGGTTGTGCTCAAATGGAAGAGCTAAATAACATATTACTTCAAAAACGAAGATTAGCGCAGCGCTATGCTCAATTTTTTAAATCTAAATCTATAGATTTTATCAAAGAACCTAAAGACTCTCACTCAAATTACTGGCTTAATGCTATTTGTCTAGAAAACATAGAGCAACGCGATCTTTTTTTAAGTGAAACCAATAGCGAAAACATAAAAACCAGACCTTTATGGCAATTGATGAATCATCTTGATATTTACACAACAGCTCAACAAGGAAACTTAGAAAATGCCATATGGCTTCAAGAACGTATCGTAAATTTACCAAGTAGCGTCGTTAATGTTAAAAATGAAGCAGCAGAATAA
- a CDS encoding UDP-N-acetylglucosamine 4,6-dehydratase: MDILEIIGREKKLFQNDIESLKAELSKTVSTSKFLVLGGAGSIGQAVTKEIFKRNPKKLHVVDISENNLVELVRDVRSALGYISGDFKTFVLDIASEEYDMFITEDGQYDYVINLSALKHVRSEKDPYTLMRLMQVNIFNTEKTLQQSIQKNVKKYFSVSTDKATNPVNVMGASKKLMEMLLISYSNEIQVSSARFANVAFSDGSLLYGFEKRILKQQPLVAPNDIKRYFITAQESGELCLLSCIFGDNRDLFFPKLNSQEHLKGFPAITKRYLNTIGFAAFECKTEEEARQLVKTLPKEGKWPCLFPATITTGEKDIEAFYTENEVLDQKRFEDIGIIKKEFQNHKATLEAFSEQISKWKTSHKRKKQELIKIFEQAIPNFTHDEKDNHLDQQM, translated from the coding sequence ATGGATATTTTGGAAATAATTGGAAGAGAAAAAAAGCTTTTTCAAAACGACATTGAATCATTAAAAGCAGAGCTATCTAAAACGGTTAGCACATCTAAATTTCTAGTGCTAGGTGGTGCTGGCTCAATAGGTCAAGCTGTGACCAAAGAAATTTTTAAACGAAATCCAAAAAAATTACATGTTGTCGATATTAGCGAAAATAACCTCGTAGAGCTGGTTAGAGATGTGAGAAGTGCTTTAGGGTATATTTCTGGTGACTTCAAAACGTTTGTCTTAGACATAGCATCTGAAGAATATGACATGTTTATTACAGAAGATGGCCAATACGATTACGTGATCAATCTGTCTGCCCTCAAACACGTAAGAAGCGAAAAAGATCCGTATACATTAATGCGATTAATGCAAGTCAATATTTTCAATACTGAAAAAACACTTCAGCAATCCATACAAAAAAATGTAAAAAAATACTTTTCTGTTTCTACAGATAAAGCTACAAATCCTGTAAACGTCATGGGAGCTTCAAAAAAACTTATGGAGATGTTGCTCATAAGTTACAGTAATGAGATACAAGTATCTTCAGCACGCTTTGCCAATGTGGCTTTTTCAGACGGATCATTGCTATATGGGTTTGAAAAACGCATCCTAAAGCAACAACCTTTAGTAGCTCCAAATGATATCAAACGCTATTTTATTACAGCTCAAGAATCTGGAGAGCTTTGTCTATTATCCTGTATTTTCGGTGACAACAGAGATCTATTTTTTCCAAAACTAAATAGTCAAGAACATCTAAAGGGTTTTCCAGCGATCACAAAAAGATACCTCAATACCATTGGATTTGCGGCCTTTGAATGTAAGACCGAAGAGGAAGCAAGACAATTGGTCAAAACGCTACCTAAAGAAGGCAAATGGCCTTGTCTATTTCCTGCAACAATCACCACAGGAGAGAAAGATATTGAGGCATTTTACACTGAAAATGAAGTTCTAGATCAAAAGCGTTTTGAAGATATTGGCATTATTAAAAAAGAATTTCAAAATCACAAAGCGACATTGGAGGCATTTTCTGAACAGATTTCGAAATGGAAAACCTCCCATAAGCGAAAAAAGCAGGAACTTATTAAAATATTCGAGCAGGCGATTCCTAACTTTACACACGATGAAAAAGACAATCACTTAGACCAGCAAATGTAG
- a CDS encoding glycosyltransferase family 4 protein gives MKILFFTNEYSHPKLPPNGGVGTFFKTISKELQVRGHDVYIYGFSKKNYLIDDNGIDVRFFKQYSKSNPISELLRSISSRLGYETITKYWLKQERMFLAKKLKNYAISKDIDIIQSFTFNGFTAYWDNSIPLVTRYHGSRGFWHFYLDKPNDTLKIAMEKRALEITPYTVANSHFSSNFIRDYYKVNVDTVIPNGINTDVFKLHRNVKVIPKSIFYIGTISKAKGVDDLAEIFNIVIGKHSDATLHLIGRGESYFKHLEQDVLSNQARTATTYYSHVPFDSIPEALSQASIIAVPSKGETFGFTIVEAMALEKVTIVSNIPVAKEIINHKEDGFIAEDKDTFSKYISDVFNHPEAYDGLRKKARQKVLDNFTQELMTKRSIEYYEKILKSKDRH, from the coding sequence ATGAAAATACTATTTTTCACAAATGAATATTCACATCCAAAATTACCTCCAAATGGTGGAGTCGGTACTTTTTTTAAAACGATTTCGAAAGAACTTCAAGTTAGAGGTCATGATGTATACATATACGGATTCTCTAAAAAAAACTACCTCATAGATGACAACGGCATTGATGTTAGATTTTTTAAACAGTATTCAAAATCCAATCCTATTTCTGAATTGTTGAGATCTATAAGCTCTCGATTAGGTTATGAAACAATTACAAAATATTGGTTAAAGCAGGAGCGTATGTTTTTGGCTAAAAAATTAAAGAATTATGCCATTTCTAAAGATATTGACATCATACAATCTTTTACCTTTAACGGATTTACAGCCTATTGGGACAATAGCATCCCTTTAGTCACCAGATATCATGGATCTAGAGGGTTCTGGCATTTTTATTTAGATAAGCCAAATGATACTCTAAAAATCGCTATGGAAAAGCGAGCACTAGAAATTACCCCATATACTGTTGCAAATTCTCATTTTTCAAGTAATTTCATAAGAGATTACTATAAAGTAAATGTGGATACAGTCATTCCTAATGGAATCAATACCGATGTATTTAAACTACATAGAAATGTAAAAGTCATTCCCAAATCCATATTCTATATCGGGACTATTTCAAAAGCAAAAGGGGTTGATGATTTGGCTGAAATCTTTAATATAGTTATAGGGAAACACTCAGATGCAACGCTTCATCTTATAGGACGAGGAGAATCTTATTTTAAACATCTCGAACAAGACGTGTTATCCAACCAAGCACGAACTGCAACAACATATTACAGTCATGTTCCATTTGACAGCATTCCTGAAGCACTATCGCAGGCGTCGATTATAGCCGTGCCTTCAAAAGGAGAAACTTTTGGCTTCACAATTGTTGAGGCAATGGCTTTAGAAAAAGTCACCATAGTATCCAACATCCCCGTAGCAAAGGAAATTATTAACCACAAAGAAGATGGATTTATAGCCGAAGACAAAGATACCTTTTCCAAATACATATCCGATGTTTTCAACCATCCCGAAGCGTACGACGGTTTAAGAAAAAAAGCTCGGCAAAAAGTACTGGATAATTTTACTCAAGAGTTGATGACCAAAAGAAGTATTGAATATTACGAGAAAATTTTGAAATCTAAAGATAGACATTAG
- a CDS encoding glycosyltransferase family 4 protein, giving the protein MKLLQFTASPVWRGHEQKIIYLYEAYRDYNTFEDQYIICAKNTPIYDVAKEKGMQVIGFDFKSEYDFKFAKALSKFVRDKDIDVVLLHNSKAHTLAVLAHKFFKMPAPLVLCRTLIRRVDTNMLRKWKYNYKGIKKILCVSQAVVDVLKFAVKDHRKLSIIGSVTDLSKFEKQEPNGLLNEQFNISKEFKIIGNIAAFTGFKDHYTWVDAVEILVNRQQIKAKYILVGIGSLEEDIKAYVAKKNLDDHIIFTGFRKDIPQILPEFDVFMFTSNNEPTGGVLLECYACKVPIVAANAGGIPEVIVDKKTGLLAEVGNPEDFADKVEYLINNEALQKDLVENGYQYLKANFTKNVISAKFYDALKEVTTNFKR; this is encoded by the coding sequence ATGAAGCTATTACAATTTACTGCTTCTCCTGTCTGGAGAGGTCATGAACAAAAAATCATTTATCTCTATGAGGCCTACAGAGACTATAACACCTTTGAAGACCAATACATTATCTGTGCAAAAAATACGCCTATTTACGATGTAGCTAAAGAGAAAGGAATGCAAGTGATTGGCTTTGATTTTAAATCTGAATATGATTTCAAATTTGCAAAAGCACTTTCAAAATTTGTTAGAGATAAAGATATCGATGTGGTTTTATTACATAACAGTAAAGCGCACACCTTAGCTGTATTAGCTCATAAATTTTTTAAAATGCCGGCACCGTTGGTTTTGTGCCGTACATTGATAAGACGCGTTGATACTAATATGCTTCGTAAATGGAAATACAATTATAAGGGCATCAAAAAAATTCTTTGTGTGTCACAGGCCGTTGTAGATGTTCTGAAATTTGCAGTGAAAGATCATCGCAAACTCAGTATTATAGGAAGTGTCACAGATCTGTCAAAATTTGAGAAGCAAGAACCTAATGGCTTGCTTAATGAACAATTTAATATTTCTAAAGAATTTAAAATCATTGGTAATATCGCTGCTTTTACAGGGTTCAAAGATCATTATACTTGGGTAGACGCCGTCGAAATCTTAGTAAATCGGCAACAGATTAAGGCCAAATACATACTAGTGGGCATTGGTAGTTTAGAAGAAGATATCAAAGCCTATGTAGCCAAAAAAAATCTAGACGATCATATCATTTTTACTGGTTTTAGAAAAGACATTCCTCAAATACTACCTGAATTTGATGTCTTTATGTTCACATCTAACAACGAGCCAACAGGTGGCGTTCTGTTAGAATGTTATGCCTGTAAAGTTCCGATTGTGGCGGCAAATGCGGGAGGAATTCCTGAGGTTATTGTTGATAAAAAAACTGGATTATTGGCAGAAGTTGGTAATCCAGAGGATTTCGCAGATAAAGTGGAGTATCTTATCAATAACGAAGCACTACAAAAGGATTTGGTTGAGAATGGATACCAATATTTAAAAGCTAATTTTACAAAAAATGTGATTTCAGCAAAATTCTATGATGCCCTTAAAGAGGTGACAACAAACTTCAAGCGTTAG
- a CDS encoding glycosyltransferase family 2 protein, with protein sequence MNSKAHLKASLIISTYNWKEALELVLKSVLNQKVMPSEIIIADDGSSAETKLLIDQFKTRLKIPLHHVWQEDKGFRKSMILNKAIAKACGEYIIQIDGDCIVHPSFIEDHLRYAIKGTYLSGSRVSINKDALKSIFSKQKVTYHFLSKGLKKRGRALHLPFLSRFYKASIEFNLRNRGCNMSYAREDFISVNGYNEDFEGWGREDSELGRRFHNYGLMNRRLKNIAIVYHIYHFAKPKDKLEENHQMEIFARDHKTSWCDNGIDKYLNE encoded by the coding sequence ATGAATTCTAAAGCACATCTGAAAGCCTCTTTGATTATTTCCACTTATAATTGGAAAGAAGCCCTAGAATTAGTGCTTAAGAGTGTGCTAAATCAAAAGGTGATGCCTTCCGAAATCATCATTGCAGATGATGGCTCAAGTGCTGAAACAAAACTTCTAATAGATCAATTTAAAACAAGACTTAAAATCCCCTTACATCACGTTTGGCAGGAAGATAAAGGTTTTAGAAAATCGATGATTCTCAATAAGGCGATAGCTAAAGCTTGTGGTGAATATATCATTCAAATTGACGGTGATTGTATAGTGCATCCATCTTTTATAGAAGATCATTTACGCTATGCAATAAAAGGAACGTATCTCTCAGGAAGTCGTGTTTCCATTAACAAAGATGCTCTAAAGTCAATTTTTAGTAAGCAAAAGGTAACCTATCATTTTCTGTCTAAAGGCTTGAAAAAAAGAGGACGTGCCTTGCATCTACCTTTTTTAAGTAGGTTCTATAAGGCTAGTATTGAATTTAATTTGAGAAATAGAGGGTGTAATATGTCATATGCCCGTGAGGATTTTATTTCAGTTAATGGCTATAATGAAGATTTTGAAGGTTGGGGTAGAGAAGACTCCGAGCTGGGGAGACGTTTTCATAATTACGGATTGATGAATAGACGCTTAAAAAATATTGCTATTGTCTATCATATTTATCATTTCGCCAAACCAAAAGATAAATTAGAAGAAAATCATCAAATGGAAATCTTTGCAAGGGATCATAAGACTTCTTGGTGCGATAACGGAATTGATAAATATTTAAATGAATAG
- a CDS encoding glycosyltransferase family 2 protein produces MNHPTGNISALMITYNEVDHIDGVLDCLNFADEIIVIDSFSTDGTFEKLDTTKGVKVIQRAFKNFADQRNFAIAHATNKWLFFIDADERLTEASQKEIQEITTNNTAHDAYKIPRTFLYQEKVIRFSGLQTDQVFRLFKNGTATYIEDRLVHEILDVKDSYGVLKHKMLHYSFANRESYKQKAEHYGQLKAEELFKKGKRPNAFHFYVKPTYKFLSNYIFRLGFLDGKAGYSICYLNAYGVWYRYKTLERLWLATPK; encoded by the coding sequence TTGAACCATCCAACAGGAAACATTTCAGCATTGATGATTACCTATAATGAGGTAGACCATATTGATGGTGTTTTGGACTGTTTGAATTTTGCCGATGAGATTATTGTTATTGACTCCTTTAGTACAGATGGTACTTTTGAAAAACTCGATACCACCAAAGGGGTCAAGGTCATTCAAAGAGCATTTAAAAATTTTGCAGATCAACGTAACTTTGCAATTGCACATGCTACAAACAAATGGCTTTTTTTTATTGATGCCGATGAGCGCTTAACAGAGGCCTCTCAAAAGGAAATTCAGGAGATTACAACAAATAATACCGCGCATGATGCTTATAAAATTCCTAGAACTTTTCTGTATCAAGAAAAGGTCATTCGGTTTAGTGGGCTGCAGACCGATCAGGTATTTCGATTGTTTAAAAACGGCACTGCAACCTATATTGAAGACCGATTAGTCCACGAAATTTTAGATGTCAAGGACAGTTACGGCGTACTTAAGCATAAAATGCTCCATTATTCATTTGCAAATCGAGAGAGCTACAAGCAAAAGGCAGAGCATTACGGACAATTAAAAGCAGAAGAATTATTCAAAAAAGGGAAACGTCCTAATGCCTTTCATTTCTACGTCAAACCTACTTACAAGTTTTTGAGTAATTATATTTTTAGATTGGGATTTTTAGATGGTAAAGCAGGTTATAGCATCTGCTATCTAAATGCTTATGGAGTTTGGTATCGTTATAAAACTTTAGAGCGATTATGGCTTGCGACGCCAAAATAG